The nucleotide sequence TCGGCGACACCATCGCCCAGATCGCCCACGAGAAGGCCGGCATCATCCGCCCCGGCGGTGTCGTGGTCACCCTGCCCCAGCACCCCGAGGCCAACGACGTCATCGGCAACACCATCCTCGACCGCGGCGCCACCGCCATCAGCGCCGTCCCCTATGTGCCCCCGGTTTCTCCGGGCGCGGCGAGCGTCTTTGCTGACGACCGACGACCGACGACCGACGACTTGTCTTCTTCTGCACGAAACCGCTATCCGCTCCAGGTCCTTGGTTCGCAAATACTCGTGGATTCCCCTTTGCTCGGCCGCCACCAGCTCCGCAACATCGCCCTGGCCATCGCCGCCGCCGAACAGGTTAACAACTTCGGCCATCGGGTCAGCGCCCAGGACATCGAACGCGGTATTCGGAACACCCATTGGACCGGCCGCTTCCAGAGCATGCAGCCGGAAGACTGGCCGGAGATCATCCTCGACGTCGCTCACAACCCGGCCGGCGCCTGGGCGCTGCGCTCGACTTTGTCCGAATACGCCGCCGACCGCCCACTCACTTTCGTCTTCGGCGCCATGCGCGACAAAGCCATCGGCGAGATCGCCGAGATCCTGTTTCCGCTCGCCTCCCACGTGGTCGCTACCCGGGCGCGCAACCCGCGCTCCGCGTCCCCGGAGGAGGTCCGGCAAGCCGCCTCCCGCGCCGCCGCCGACATCGAACTCGCCGGCTCCGTTCCCGCCGCCCTGGCCCGTGCCCGCGAGCTGACGCCCAAGGACGGCCTGATCGTGGTCACCGGCTCCATCTATCTGGTCGGGGAAGTACTCGGCGAGCTGAAAGCCTCGGCAGCGGCGTCGAAATCGATCGCAGAATGAAGACTTCAGATTGCAGATCTCAGATTTGACCAAATCTGACTTCTGAAATCTGCACTCTGAAATCTACAATCGTCTTTCTTGGTTCAACCATCCAAATTCGACGACCGGCTCAGCTGGGTCCGCGGCATCTTCCTCTTCAACCCGCTGATCTACACCTACACCATCGTCCTGGGCACGCTCTCGCTCATCTCTTCGCTCTTCGACCGCTCCGGCCGCATCCAGCACGGATTCGCCCGCCTCTGGTCGTGGCTCATCCTGAAGACCATCATGTCGCCGGTGCGCGTCACCGGCCTCGACCGCATCGACACCTCCAGGCCCGCGGTGTACGCCTCCAACCACATCTCCGCCCTCGACATCCCGGTGCTCTACGTCCACCTGCCCTTCCAGTTCCGCATCATGGCCAAGAAGGAACTCTTCCGCTATCCCTTCATGGGATGGCACCTGAAGCGCTCCGGCCAGGTGCCCATCGAGCGGGAGAACGCCATTGCCTCCATCCGCGCCCTCAACCGCGCCTCCGAGAGCCTGAAGGCCGGAATGCCGCTGGTGGTGTTTCCCGAGGGAGGCCGCTCCGCCACCGGGCAGGTCCAGCCTTTCATGCCGGGAGCGTTCTACGTGGCCATCAAGGCGCAACGCGACGTCGTGCCCATCGCGCTGGTCGGGACTTACGAGCTGCTGCCGATGAACACTTACCACATCAAGCCGCGCACGCTCGAAATGGTGGTGGGCGAGCCCATCTCCACCGCCGGCTACACCACTAAGCAGATGAACCAGCTCGCCGCCAAAGTCCAGAAGGCGGTGGAAGGCCTCTACTACGCCCGCAGCGAGGTCCACGATCCACGCGCGGCCTCAACGAAAGATACCGCTACTCCTTCTCCCAACCCTTCACGTCTGTCATCCTGAGCGGGCTTCAGCCCGCGAAGGACCTCGGACCAGGTTGGCAGCGCGCTAGCGTGTATCGGCTCCCCCCACGCGGTTTGCAGCGGGAGCTGGCGACTGACGACTGACGGCCGGCGACTGCTTCGCTCTCACCACCGCATACATCTCCTTCGCGATCTCTTCCGCCAGACCGCCCCGGTACAGGTCGAAGTGATCGCGCCCCTCCAGGTAAGTGACCTTCGCCCCGGCGTCGAGCTCCTTCAGCGTCTGCTCCAGCAGTCGCGCCGAACCCTCCAGGTGGAAATTGTCGACGCTGCCCACCCACACGCGGATCTTGCCTTTCAGCTTCGGTCCGATCTGCTTCCAGTTCTTGCG is from Terriglobales bacterium and encodes:
- a CDS encoding folylpolyglutamate synthase/dihydrofolate synthase family protein, whose amino-acid sequence is MITYQDAVAKLLALGHELHDTPSNKFDLAHVRLMLDALSHPERRFVSVLIAGTNGKGSTAATLESILRAAGHRTALYTSPHLERVNERIRVEGEEISDSEFAAVYERVADVVQELLALGVLPWHPSFFEMLTAMAFEYFAMRDVQLAVLEVGMGGRLDATNVVDPIVAVITDIALDHQKFLGDTIAQIAHEKAGIIRPGGVVVTLPQHPEANDVIGNTILDRGATAISAVPYVPPVSPGAASVFADDRRPTTDDLSSSARNRYPLQVLGSQILVDSPLLGRHQLRNIALAIAAAEQVNNFGHRVSAQDIERGIRNTHWTGRFQSMQPEDWPEIILDVAHNPAGAWALRSTLSEYAADRPLTFVFGAMRDKAIGEIAEILFPLASHVVATRARNPRSASPEEVRQAASRAAADIELAGSVPAALARARELTPKDGLIVVTGSIYLVGEVLGELKASAAASKSIAE
- a CDS encoding lysophospholipid acyltransferase family protein, translated to MVQPSKFDDRLSWVRGIFLFNPLIYTYTIVLGTLSLISSLFDRSGRIQHGFARLWSWLILKTIMSPVRVTGLDRIDTSRPAVYASNHISALDIPVLYVHLPFQFRIMAKKELFRYPFMGWHLKRSGQVPIERENAIASIRALNRASESLKAGMPLVVFPEGGRSATGQVQPFMPGAFYVAIKAQRDVVPIALVGTYELLPMNTYHIKPRTLEMVVGEPISTAGYTTKQMNQLAAKVQKAVEGLYYARSEVHDPRAASTKDTATPSPNPSRLSS